From Nguyenibacter vanlangensis, one genomic window encodes:
- a CDS encoding VOC family protein, producing the protein MLQDISMIDALHHVAIICSDYGRSKDFYTRILGLPMIRETYRAARKSWKCDLAVGTAQIELFSFPNPPPRPSRPEAQGLRHLAFTVRDLRAVVRRLEEAGIEVEAIRTDALTGRDFTFFADPDDLPLELYELAPGT; encoded by the coding sequence TTGCTGCAGGACATCTCCATGATCGACGCGCTGCACCATGTCGCCATTATCTGCTCGGATTACGGCCGATCCAAGGATTTCTATACGCGGATCCTCGGACTGCCGATGATCCGCGAAACCTACCGCGCCGCGCGCAAGTCATGGAAATGCGATCTGGCTGTCGGCACGGCACAGATCGAACTGTTTTCCTTCCCCAATCCGCCCCCGCGTCCCTCGCGGCCCGAAGCACAGGGTCTGCGTCACCTGGCCTTTACGGTGCGCGACCTGCGCGCCGTCGTCCGCCGGTTGGAGGAAGCCGGAATCGAGGTCGAGGCGATTCGTACCGATGCCCTGACCGGTCGCGATTTTACTTTCTTCGCCGACCCCGATGACTTGCCGCTGGAACTCTATGAACTCGCCCCCGGCACCTAG
- a CDS encoding capsule biosynthesis protein encodes MNAGMVKANIAAREAVPQRAIPQASSVGKLIDWVCKRPGLNLLVVLPTFLAAIYYAFVASPQYVSHAYFVVRGPGMQTPSMFGSLLQQMGSGGGGGNEDTYAVQTYMMSRDAARKLIETQNLRAVFDHSDADFLARFPVFYRGRTFEHFFKYYQGHVIAELDTETGISNLAVRTFLAQDSQRIGRALIDAGERLVNEMNERQRRNMIASSQKEVTEAEDKIQHIELAFAAYRNKEGLLDPLKQSVPMLQDIDQLKAMLLAAKLQIAQVTKTAPNSPLLPVYQHRVEALEAEIARANKGITGPDTSLVPKITAYDELMVQREIAERELTAATVSLQTARAQADRQQLYLDEIAKPDLPDYPEYPHSIANILIVFATGLGVYAMGLLLISGAREHQIT; translated from the coding sequence ATGAACGCGGGTATGGTCAAAGCCAATATTGCAGCGCGTGAGGCGGTACCGCAACGCGCGATACCCCAGGCATCGTCGGTCGGCAAACTGATCGACTGGGTATGCAAGCGCCCCGGGCTCAATCTGCTGGTCGTGTTGCCCACGTTCCTGGCGGCTATTTATTACGCCTTTGTCGCGTCCCCCCAATATGTGTCCCATGCCTATTTTGTGGTCCGGGGGCCGGGCATGCAGACGCCGAGCATGTTCGGCAGTCTGCTTCAGCAGATGGGGTCAGGCGGCGGAGGCGGCAACGAAGACACGTACGCCGTCCAGACCTATATGATGTCGCGCGACGCGGCGCGCAAATTGATCGAGACGCAGAACCTTCGGGCGGTCTTCGACCATTCGGATGCAGATTTCCTTGCCCGTTTCCCGGTGTTTTACCGAGGCAGGACGTTCGAACATTTTTTTAAATATTATCAGGGCCATGTGATTGCCGAACTCGACACCGAAACCGGTATCTCGAACCTTGCGGTCCGTACCTTTTTAGCCCAGGATTCCCAGCGGATCGGCCGCGCGCTGATCGACGCCGGCGAGCGCCTGGTGAATGAGATGAACGAGCGGCAACGCCGGAACATGATCGCGTCATCCCAGAAAGAGGTGACCGAGGCGGAAGACAAGATTCAACATATCGAACTGGCATTTGCGGCCTATCGCAACAAGGAAGGGCTGCTGGACCCGCTGAAGCAGTCGGTCCCCATGTTGCAGGACATCGATCAGCTCAAGGCCATGCTGTTGGCGGCCAAGCTGCAGATCGCGCAGGTTACCAAAACGGCACCGAACAGCCCACTATTGCCGGTGTATCAACATCGGGTCGAGGCGTTGGAGGCCGAGATCGCTCGGGCCAACAAGGGCATTACCGGCCCCGATACGTCTCTGGTGCCGAAGATCACGGCCTATGACGAACTGATGGTCCAGCGTGAGATCGCGGAACGCGAACTGACGGCGGCGACTGTCAGCCTGCAAACCGCCAGGGCGCAAGCCGATCGCCAGCAATTATATCTTGACGAGATCGCGAAGCCGGATCTGCCGGACTACCCGGAATATCCTCATTCAATCGCGAATATACTCATCGTGTTTGCGACAGGGTTGGGGGTGTATGCGATGGGCCTGCTGCTGATCAGCGGCGCGCGCGAGCACCAGATTACTTGA
- a CDS encoding CHAD domain-containing protein — protein sequence MSLPESHRSAPILLAHDDTIRVAAGRIVTILRDHLAANIPAAIDGRNAEGVHQVRVALRRFRVLTRLLQRDNPNVVLEGASAHAKVLAKAVGDARNWDVFLMTTLPSLQPLGLMDLDATKTLAPRAEPMRRSAYAQARQALTGQDAAQLQTILDQMVEGELWVTPLAAMAQDSLQEPAIDFSARHLERLHRKALRAGRDFALLPPQDRHRLRVALKKLRYTAEFFRGLYADSDQTKDFIKKLSALQDVLGMDSDVLTTRYLLARLGEGAEDDARLQHMLGAVTGFLCGHQIAVHRDAHLRWRKFRRHRTFWSG from the coding sequence ATGAGCCTGCCCGAAAGCCACCGCAGCGCGCCAATCCTGCTCGCGCATGACGACACGATCCGCGTCGCGGCCGGACGGATCGTCACGATCCTCCGCGACCATCTGGCGGCGAACATCCCAGCCGCGATCGACGGCCGCAATGCCGAAGGCGTGCACCAGGTGCGCGTCGCCTTGCGGCGATTCCGCGTCCTGACCCGCCTGCTGCAGCGCGACAATCCCAACGTGGTGCTCGAGGGCGCCTCGGCCCATGCCAAGGTCCTGGCGAAGGCGGTGGGCGACGCCCGCAACTGGGACGTCTTCCTGATGACGACGCTGCCCAGCCTCCAGCCGCTTGGGCTGATGGACCTGGATGCGACGAAAACGCTGGCGCCGCGCGCCGAACCGATGCGCCGGTCGGCCTATGCCCAGGCGCGGCAGGCTTTGACGGGGCAGGACGCTGCGCAACTCCAGACCATCCTGGACCAGATGGTCGAGGGCGAGCTGTGGGTCACGCCCCTGGCGGCCATGGCGCAGGATTCGCTGCAGGAACCGGCGATCGATTTTTCCGCGCGTCATCTCGAGCGGCTGCACCGCAAGGCATTGCGTGCCGGACGGGACTTCGCCTTGCTGCCGCCCCAGGACAGGCACCGGCTGCGCGTGGCCCTGAAGAAGCTGCGCTATACCGCCGAGTTCTTCCGCGGGCTGTATGCGGATTCGGACCAGACGAAGGATTTCATCAAGAAGCTGTCGGCATTGCAGGACGTCCTGGGAATGGACAGCGACGTGCTGACCACGCGCTATCTGCTGGCGCGACTCGGCGAAGGGGCGGAGGATGATGCGCGGCTGCAGCACATGCTGGGGGCGGTCACGGGTTTTTTATGTGGCCATCAGATCGCCGTTCATCGGGACGCGCACCTGCGCTGGCGTAAATTCCGCCGCCATCGCACGTTTTGGAGCGGGTGA
- a CDS encoding low specificity L-threonine aldolase produces the protein MVETLQQFASDNYAGICPEALRAMEDANRGSAQAYGDDPWTQRAAEAFRAAFQADCELFFVFNGTAANSLALASLCQSYESIIAADIAHVETDECGAPEFFSNGAKILVARTENGKLTPAAIRGFALGRTDIHFPRPRAVTITQPTETGQVYSLEEIRAIAAACRELGLKLHMDGARFANAVDSLGCTPAEMTWRAGVDVLSFGGTKNGMAVGEAVIFFDRGLAEGFDYRCKQAGQLASKMRFLSAPWAVMLETGAWLAHAAHANRSARHFAGQVAGLPGIEILFPVEANAVFLKMPAEVTAGLRARGWSFYTFIGDSARFMFAWDADRGRIDTLAADLRALAQDAAG, from the coding sequence ATGGTCGAGACGCTGCAGCAGTTCGCCAGCGACAATTATGCCGGCATCTGTCCCGAGGCGCTGCGCGCGATGGAGGATGCCAATCGCGGGTCGGCCCAGGCCTATGGCGACGATCCGTGGACCCAGCGCGCGGCCGAGGCGTTCCGTGCGGCTTTCCAGGCCGATTGCGAGCTTTTTTTCGTCTTCAACGGCACGGCCGCCAATTCGCTGGCGCTGGCGTCGCTATGCCAGTCCTATGAAAGCATCATTGCCGCCGATATCGCCCATGTGGAAACCGACGAATGCGGCGCGCCGGAATTCTTTTCCAACGGCGCCAAGATCCTGGTCGCGCGGACCGAGAACGGAAAATTGACCCCGGCGGCGATTCGCGGCTTCGCGCTGGGCCGGACCGATATCCATTTCCCCCGCCCGCGGGCCGTGACCATCACCCAGCCGACCGAGACCGGGCAGGTCTACAGCCTGGAGGAGATCCGCGCCATCGCCGCGGCCTGCCGCGAACTGGGGCTGAAGCTGCACATGGACGGCGCGCGCTTTGCCAACGCGGTCGACAGCCTGGGCTGCACCCCCGCCGAGATGACCTGGCGCGCCGGCGTCGACGTGCTGAGCTTCGGCGGCACCAAGAACGGCATGGCGGTCGGGGAGGCGGTGATCTTCTTCGATCGCGGGCTGGCCGAAGGGTTCGATTACCGCTGCAAGCAGGCCGGGCAACTGGCCTCGAAGATGCGTTTCCTGTCCGCGCCCTGGGCGGTGATGCTCGAAACCGGCGCCTGGCTGGCGCATGCCGCCCACGCCAACCGCAGCGCCCGGCATTTCGCCGGCCAGGTTGCCGGGCTGCCCGGCATCGAGATCCTGTTTCCGGTCGAGGCCAATGCGGTGTTCCTGAAAATGCCGGCGGAGGTGACCGCCGGCCTGCGGGCGCGGGGCTGGAGCTTCTATACCTTCATCGGCGACAGCGCGCGGT
- a CDS encoding ABC transporter permease: MSVRHQVSASPLHNGRPLSLFGLFMLQCRVIGALLFREMNTRYGRENIGFLWVIGEPILFCAGVSIVWTAIRDSHEHNLPTTAIVLTGYVPLTMWRHSLARAVFAFQSNGSLLFHRQVTPLDIILARTILEITGALGAGFLVFLGAWLLGYIEPPKDYGMLYLGLGFHCLFCVATALLVAALSEVSELVEKSIGILSYLSLPFSGAFMMVDWLPPRWQNAILLSPSVDNIEMIRAGQFGDSAHAHYDIFYDSWITFVLFLIGLSLTLRARRHIVVQ, encoded by the coding sequence ATGTCGGTACGCCATCAGGTTTCGGCTTCGCCCTTGCATAATGGCCGGCCGCTTTCGCTCTTCGGGTTGTTCATGCTTCAGTGTCGGGTGATCGGCGCCCTACTGTTTCGCGAGATGAACACACGCTATGGGCGAGAGAATATCGGTTTCTTATGGGTTATTGGGGAGCCGATCTTGTTCTGTGCGGGCGTTTCAATTGTCTGGACGGCGATACGGGATTCGCATGAACATAATCTGCCGACCACGGCTATAGTGCTAACGGGCTATGTGCCGCTGACGATGTGGCGACATTCCCTTGCCCGGGCGGTTTTTGCGTTTCAGTCGAATGGCAGTTTGTTGTTCCACAGGCAGGTAACGCCACTCGATATCATACTGGCCCGTACAATTTTGGAGATCACGGGCGCACTGGGTGCGGGTTTTTTGGTTTTCCTCGGGGCGTGGTTGCTGGGGTATATCGAACCGCCCAAAGATTATGGAATGTTATATCTTGGGCTAGGATTTCATTGTTTATTCTGTGTTGCAACGGCATTGCTTGTGGCGGCCTTGAGTGAGGTGTCGGAATTGGTCGAAAAAAGCATTGGTATTCTATCCTATCTTTCTCTTCCTTTTTCTGGCGCCTTCATGATGGTCGATTGGTTGCCGCCCCGGTGGCAGAACGCGATTTTGCTGTCGCCGAGTGTCGATAATATAGAAATGATTCGAGCCGGTCAGTTCGGCGATAGTGCACATGCACATTATGACATCTTTTATGACAGCTGGATTACATTTGTTCTTTTTTTGATTGGTTTGTCACTGACCTTACGCGCGCGTCGTCATATAGTGGTTCAATGA
- a CDS encoding glycosyltransferase, with protein sequence MAFQNVTKKMRHIKENILKATNDKPRSNLSNADALRDEGKFEEAAELYKIHLKNNEDRYDIMVQIGNCLKDIGNYSEALTYYRKALSIKGDDSDIYLQIGHLSKLSNNKMSMFSNYLKSNELSNQNAYQELMQCIPNSVSEWAIIDQSNLDKPRPHWIPQDPSIRISAPIELLEKKVKESSVQTLSISAKIRRGRNNPKVDKNYQLWKTNTFFSSFSDAWEVYATMSGLCGKRPDKISNEITVYGLGLIPSEQIVQAKEVYARGEILDAYRRRQMECCESFIVKESDVGSVSDKIKISILLPVYKGPPVYVERAIVSVLSQTYGNIELCIVDDFSCSDELKSIIDYYGFYDSRVKFCFHDKNRGIAEATNTALRMATGSYIALLDHDDLLAQRAIEKIVVAIRENEAVDWIYTDECKIDENNVADELFTKPDWSPSLLKAIMYTGHLSAYRKSLVEKVGGFRSKFDFSQDYDLALRISDFSPVVCHIPECLYGWRMIQGSAAIGGKPLARLTNISALQDSYDRRGIPGRAIGLRFSNRMVKSKIRSTSLISIIIPSDNPKYIEESISSIAFLTTYEKYEIIVVCNSDCKKVCESRISGIDILYLEYNKAYNFSEKCNVGADVASGEYFIFYNDDVRITDPEWLDVMLEAINEPGVGIVGPKLLYENGAIQHAGMVTGVRGFVGTAFHTFLNFTPAHFGFAQCLRDVSLICGACLMIGKDVFQRIGGFDAVNTPISHSDVDICFKVRELGLSCVYTPYTELTHFGHLSIGAKKERKHKKDKSDIFLLKRWWKYISYDPFFPPSMRDILYIDSPSPISLFLSNKKNKTYKGKDILLVSHDLTGSGAPKVLYDIAQTLTREGHYVLVLSPSDGVFRKPLQDASIDIIIDPLCIEAHDSFINLAKNFDFVLCNTIVTWEIPKKLKGLTKVYLYSHESDLIRHFAETKPEFVGSLQSASGLLAAGPLTARKLTQLTGVVPYILPGCAEPKKSQLRLNSFEVVISVVGTYEPRKGQDLAIAAYACLPEEYKAVVKLKFAGRTNDRHFRSKIEKISKNYSNITLFDHLSHEDVQDFLSSSDIVLVPSRDDPLPLVSMEALSLGKILICADTVGTSHYIEDGVSGFIVSPLSPEGIRDVLVKVIKNRSKWAEISSKGKMVYNKYFTPDVFRSNIKKFINEQESA encoded by the coding sequence ATGGCTTTTCAAAATGTAACTAAGAAAATGAGACATATAAAAGAAAATATATTGAAAGCAACTAATGACAAACCTCGATCAAATTTAAGTAATGCAGATGCTCTAAGAGACGAAGGAAAGTTCGAAGAAGCTGCTGAATTGTATAAAATACATCTGAAAAATAATGAAGATCGATACGACATAATGGTTCAGATAGGGAACTGTTTGAAAGATATTGGAAATTATAGCGAGGCACTTACTTATTACAGAAAGGCCCTTTCTATAAAAGGGGATGATTCGGATATTTATTTGCAGATTGGGCATCTGAGTAAGCTTTCTAACAACAAAATGAGTATGTTTTCCAATTATTTAAAATCGAATGAACTTTCCAACCAGAACGCTTATCAGGAATTGATGCAATGTATTCCAAATAGTGTATCCGAATGGGCAATTATCGATCAGTCTAATTTAGACAAACCTCGCCCACATTGGATTCCTCAGGATCCAAGCATCCGGATTTCTGCTCCCATAGAGCTTCTGGAAAAGAAAGTAAAAGAATCTTCTGTGCAGACTCTTTCTATTTCTGCAAAAATAAGGAGAGGAAGAAATAATCCCAAGGTGGATAAAAATTACCAGCTCTGGAAGACAAATACTTTCTTTTCCTCTTTTTCCGATGCGTGGGAAGTATATGCAACGATGTCCGGCTTGTGTGGAAAGAGGCCGGATAAAATTTCAAACGAGATTACGGTTTATGGTTTGGGTTTGATCCCGAGTGAACAAATTGTGCAGGCGAAAGAAGTCTACGCGCGAGGAGAAATACTTGATGCGTATAGAAGGAGGCAGATGGAATGCTGTGAATCTTTCATTGTCAAGGAAAGCGATGTTGGGAGTGTTTCTGATAAAATAAAAATCTCCATTCTTCTTCCTGTTTACAAAGGGCCGCCTGTATACGTGGAAAGGGCCATCGTATCGGTATTGTCACAAACATACGGCAATATTGAGCTGTGTATAGTTGACGACTTTTCATGTAGCGATGAATTGAAATCCATAATAGATTATTACGGATTTTATGATTCGAGAGTGAAATTCTGCTTTCACGACAAAAATAGAGGGATAGCAGAAGCGACTAACACTGCCCTACGCATGGCCACCGGATCATATATTGCACTCCTTGACCATGATGATCTTCTGGCTCAGCGTGCTATAGAGAAAATTGTTGTGGCCATTCGAGAAAATGAGGCGGTAGATTGGATCTACACGGATGAATGCAAAATCGACGAAAATAACGTAGCTGACGAACTTTTCACTAAACCGGACTGGAGTCCTTCTCTTCTTAAGGCCATAATGTATACAGGTCACCTGTCGGCGTATAGAAAAAGCCTTGTTGAAAAGGTGGGAGGTTTTCGATCAAAATTTGATTTCTCACAGGACTATGATCTTGCTTTGCGGATCAGTGACTTTTCTCCGGTCGTTTGCCATATACCGGAATGCCTGTATGGATGGCGTATGATTCAAGGCTCTGCAGCTATTGGTGGTAAGCCGTTAGCAAGATTGACAAATATCTCGGCTCTCCAGGACAGTTATGATAGACGAGGCATTCCTGGTAGGGCTATTGGCCTTCGCTTTTCGAATAGGATGGTGAAGAGTAAGATTCGGTCAACGTCACTAATATCGATTATAATACCGTCAGATAATCCCAAATACATAGAAGAATCTATATCTTCTATCGCATTTCTGACAACATACGAAAAATATGAGATTATTGTCGTTTGCAACAGCGACTGCAAGAAAGTATGCGAGAGTCGTATTAGTGGTATTGATATTTTGTACCTTGAATACAACAAAGCATACAATTTCTCCGAAAAATGCAATGTAGGCGCAGATGTGGCGTCGGGAGAGTATTTTATTTTTTACAATGATGATGTCAGGATCACAGATCCCGAGTGGCTTGACGTCATGCTTGAGGCCATAAACGAACCTGGGGTCGGCATTGTGGGGCCGAAACTTCTTTATGAAAACGGTGCTATTCAGCACGCGGGAATGGTGACTGGTGTTCGCGGGTTTGTCGGAACGGCGTTTCATACATTTCTCAACTTCACACCAGCACATTTCGGGTTTGCGCAATGCCTGAGAGACGTTTCTCTTATCTGCGGTGCGTGCTTGATGATCGGGAAAGATGTTTTTCAAAGAATCGGTGGCTTCGACGCGGTCAATACGCCTATATCGCATTCTGATGTCGATATTTGCTTCAAAGTTCGCGAACTCGGCCTCAGCTGTGTCTACACACCCTATACGGAACTCACGCATTTTGGGCATCTGTCTATTGGTGCGAAAAAAGAACGAAAACACAAAAAAGACAAGTCAGATATATTTCTTCTAAAAAGATGGTGGAAATATATTTCATACGATCCGTTTTTTCCTCCCTCTATGAGAGATATTCTTTATATTGACTCACCGTCGCCGATTAGTCTGTTTCTTTCGAACAAAAAAAACAAAACGTATAAGGGGAAAGATATTCTCTTAGTGTCTCATGACTTGACAGGAAGTGGTGCACCGAAGGTTTTGTATGACATTGCTCAAACGCTCACCAGAGAAGGGCATTATGTCTTGGTATTGTCTCCTTCGGACGGTGTTTTTCGCAAGCCTTTGCAAGACGCCAGTATCGATATTATCATTGATCCACTTTGTATCGAGGCACATGATAGCTTTATCAATTTGGCGAAGAACTTTGACTTCGTTCTGTGCAATACGATCGTCACGTGGGAAATTCCTAAAAAGCTGAAAGGCTTGACAAAGGTCTATTTGTATTCGCATGAAAGTGACCTCATCCGTCATTTCGCTGAGACAAAGCCCGAGTTTGTCGGAAGCCTGCAAAGTGCAAGCGGACTGTTAGCTGCAGGTCCTCTGACTGCACGAAAGCTGACGCAATTGACCGGTGTTGTGCCTTATATCTTACCAGGGTGCGCTGAGCCAAAAAAAAGCCAATTGCGTTTGAACAGTTTCGAGGTTGTGATTTCTGTTGTAGGTACATACGAACCAAGAAAAGGCCAGGATCTGGCGATTGCTGCTTATGCATGCCTTCCTGAAGAATACAAGGCTGTCGTCAAGTTGAAGTTTGCCGGGCGTACGAATGATAGGCACTTCAGAAGTAAGATCGAAAAAATATCAAAAAACTACAGTAATATTACTTTATTTGATCATTTAAGCCATGAAGACGTTCAGGATTTCTTGAGTTCTTCGGATATTGTTCTAGTACCTTCTCGGGATGATCCTTTGCCGTTGGTGTCCATGGAGGCGCTTTCGCTGGGTAAGATACTGATCTGCGCTGACACAGTTGGAACGTCCCATTACATAGAAGATGGGGTTTCTGGATTTATTGTTAGTCCTCTTTCCCCCGAGGGAATTAGGGATGTTCTGGTCAAGGTAATCAAAAATCGTTCTAAGTGGGCCGAAATCTCTTCTAAAGGAAAAATGGTTTATAATAAGTATTTCACTCCAGACGTATTTCGTTCAAACATAAAAAAGTTTATTAACGAACAAGAATCTGCATAA
- a CDS encoding ABC transporter ATP-binding protein — translation MVRCVDISKAFPVHRGVRHVLDRVNFTIEKGCKLGIVGRNGAGKSTLIKIIGGVEIATSGHVERTMSVSWPLAFGGAFQGSLSGLDNLRFICRIYGLDYPKTRAYVDDFAQLGKQLAEPVKTYSSGMRARLAFALSIVIEFDCYLIDEVIMVGDARFLQRCQDELFGKRSDRSLIIVSHDMGFIREHCNMGALLHDRHLTMYESVAEAVTRYEDC, via the coding sequence ATGGTTCGATGTGTGGATATCAGCAAGGCGTTTCCGGTTCATCGCGGCGTGCGCCATGTGTTAGACCGGGTCAATTTTACGATCGAAAAAGGGTGTAAGCTTGGTATTGTGGGGCGCAACGGCGCTGGAAAGTCAACGCTGATCAAGATTATCGGCGGTGTTGAGATTGCGACGTCGGGTCATGTTGAACGGACAATGAGCGTATCGTGGCCCCTGGCGTTCGGTGGTGCGTTCCAAGGAAGTCTATCGGGACTGGATAATCTGCGGTTTATCTGCCGTATTTATGGTCTAGATTACCCAAAAACCCGTGCCTATGTCGACGACTTCGCCCAGTTGGGAAAACAATTGGCAGAACCGGTCAAGACCTATTCTTCTGGTATGCGTGCACGTCTGGCCTTTGCACTTTCGATTGTTATCGAATTCGATTGTTATCTGATCGACGAAGTCATCATGGTGGGGGACGCACGTTTTCTGCAGCGATGTCAGGACGAGTTGTTTGGAAAGCGATCTGACCGATCGCTGATTATTGTATCCCATGATATGGGTTTTATTAGAGAGCATTGTAATATGGGTGCTTTGTTGCATGATCGTCATTTGACTATGTACGAAAGTGTCGCTGAAGCAGTTACGCGTTATGAGGATTGTTAG
- a CDS encoding transposase, translating to MIAADPVLTRRLAILTSIPGLGEITAQALIADMPELGTMDERQAAALAGLAPITRQSGKWQGKSFIQGGRSHLRQALYMPALVAMRFNPDLKSRYDVLVTRGKHAKIAITAIMRRLVVIANALLRDDRTWTPKVA from the coding sequence GTGATCGCCGCCGATCCGGTGCTGACGCGACGGCTCGCCATTCTCACCAGCATCCCCGGCTTGGGTGAAATCACCGCCCAGGCTCTGATTGCCGATATGCCCGAACTGGGCACTATGGACGAACGTCAGGCCGCCGCCCTGGCCGGTCTGGCACCCATTACACGACAGTCGGGGAAATGGCAGGGCAAGAGCTTCATCCAGGGCGGACGTTCCCATCTGCGACAGGCCCTCTACATGCCCGCGCTCGTCGCCATGCGCTTCAATCCCGATCTCAAATCCCGCTATGACGTCCTCGTCACTCGCGGAAAACACGCCAAGATCGCCATCACAGCTATCATGCGCAGGCTCGTCGTCATCGCAAACGCCCTGCTCCGCGATGATCGAACTTGGACCCCAAAAGTCGCTTGA